AGATTGAAAGCGTCCTCCTGGAAAATAAGGAAGTGGTCGCTGATACGTTTGAGATTATGAAAGGACTCCAAGATTGGGAAGTATTCAATACGCTAAATGCTCTCCTAAAAGAAGGGGACGCGGTGCTTGAAAGACTCGTAACAGCCGTTGATAATGCGGATACGACGCAATCGATAAAAAATATGCTTCTCATGTTCAGTGTGCTCGGAAAGCTCGATATGGAGGAAGTCGAACCGATCGTCTTGAAGATGAATACAGCGTTCTCCCAAGTGGCCGAATACGAACATTACGGAAAAGAAGGGGGCGGCTATCCCGCGCTCCTTCGCTCCATGAAAGACCCGGAAGTCATTGAGGGCATGAACGTACTCATGGCCTTCCTCAAAGGATTCGGTGCCAATCAGGAACATAGGGAAAAAATGGAGGATCGGGACGCCAAGCTTCAACACGATTCGGAAAAAGCAGTGTCCGGAACCCGTGTATCCCGTCGCACATCATCTCCGTCTAACAAATGGTATGTTGCCGCAGCCGGCGTCTCATTGCTTGCTTTGCCTTTTATTTTCAAAAAGCAAGGGTCGTGATAAGACATGAAAGGAAAGGCACAAACTTCTCAGGCAATTTTGCGCTACGAAAATGGTAGTGCTGAATGGAAGGAAGACACCATCGCCGCCGAGTATCCCGTAACAATAAAATTAAACGGGGATGAGTTCGTGACGATGGTATGTACCCCGGATTACATTGAAGACATGGCGATTGGATACTTGGCATCGGAAGGGATTATCGCCAGTTTTAACGAGATAAAAGAACTAAGAGTGGACGACAAAAATGGTTATGTTCATGTGACTTTGACGAAAAACATCGATCATCTGCACCAACAAATGCAAAACAAGCGGTACATTACCTCTTGTTGCGGCATGAGCCGACAAAGCTTTGTCTTTGCCGCCGATGTGAAAACGACAAAAACCATGCACACACGACAGGTGGTCATCGCTCCGGATGATTGCTTTCGCCTAATGGCAGACATGCAACAAGCAGCGGAAACGTTCCAAGAAACCGGCGGCGTACATAACGCCGCCTTATGCACGCTTGATGGCATCGTTCTTATGCGTATGGACATCGGCAGGCACAACGCCCTCGATAAAATATATGGATATTGCTTAAAGCACGACATTTCGTTGCAAGATAAAATTATTGTTTTCAGCGGACGGCTTTCATCGGAAATTCTCTTGAAAGTGGGGAAAATCGGCTGCGAGGTCGTTCTATCCAAATCAGCTCCGACCGAACGTGCCCTGGAATTGGCCAAGGAGTTGGAAATTACAAGCATCGGATTTATTCGCGCCGGGTCGCTGAATGTGTACACCGTGCCGGAACGTGTCGTTTTGCCGTGAAATTTTTGGTGTTTGGCTGATAAAATCAACCGGAAACGTTTTTCGTTTCCGGTTGTTTAACTTATTCCCACTTCTCGATTAATGCATTGGCTTCCGCTAGCAGAGTGTCATAAACATCATCGGAAATCCATTCCTGCGCTTGCTGATGGTCAAGTAAATCTTTGAATCCGTTCATATGGTTAATGACTTTTTCTGCCTCTTTCTGGTCTTCAAAGTGAGCGACGGACGTCAGATGCAACTCTAGGGAGTGGACGGCGTCCCCGTTTTCGAATTCGGCTTCTTCGGCAAAGGTTTCGACTAAGCTTTTAATCTCTTCGGCGCTGCCTTTTTCATCTTCCATCTCGCTTTCTACTAGGGCGCTTCCTCCTCCGCGCCGCTCAGACTCAGTGGCCGCGGTCACTGTGCCATCGTCTGAAAATTCAATGCCTATCGCTGCGCTAATGCCTTGCTCGGCGGTATTGGCGGTAAAGATATGGCCCATTGCTTCTAGTTCTTCGATTTGTTGTTCGGTTTCTGCATCCAGATAGTTTTCTTCATACTCAGCCAATGCGTTAAAATTGTTTCGTTGCGACAAGCGAGGCTGTTCAATCGCTTCCGGAAGCGACGTGTCAAAATCCAGATTACTCATCATGATTTGAGACAAGGTTGTTAAAATGGTATCACTTCCCGGAGCGCCTACCGTTAGCACCGGTTTTTCCTCTTCCATTACAAGGGTCGGTGCCATGCTGCTCATAGAGCGCATTTCCGGGCGCGGATAGTTCGGATGCGTAGGAGAATCGGTCGGCGTTCGCCCATACACGGCGTTATTTAATAAAAAGCCATAGCCGGGCACGACCATGCCATTGCCGCCGATCGATACAATCGTTGTCGTGTAGCTTACGACATTGCCTTCGTCATCGCTCACAGCCAGGTGAATCGTTGATTCATCGGGAATGTTCTCTTCATCTTTTCTGCGTTTTTCTTTATCGGCCTGTACACCTTGAGCTTCCTCTTCGACAGAAGTGGTTTCAGCCGGCGGTGTTGCGTCACCCATGACGTTCGTTTGGCTCGGTTCCTCGAGCGTCTCGCTCTCTTCGGTTACAGGCTCTGCTTCGATATGATCAAGGAAGAACGTTTGCGTTTGCTCGTAATCAAAATTAATCATGCTCATCATCAAGCGGCCGAGGGGTTCATCCAGCTGGTCGTCTTCCGCCAAATCATGGACGGCTAACCATTCCTCGGGTTCCTCGTCCTCCACTTCCCAGGCACTTACTTTAAGCTCGTTATTTTCAACCCGGAAGCGCAAGTCGTGCCAATCCGTCTCCACGGGATAATCGATACGTTCGAGGGTTGCCAAGTTACCATCGATGACGCGTTGAAGGACGAGTTCCCCGGTTTCCGTATTGATTTCCAACCCGTATCCATTACTCGGAATGCTGCTTCCCGACTGCCATACATCGCCGTTCAGCCATAAGCGCAAGCGTTGGTCATATCCTTCTTCATCGGCGCGCACGCGTAAGTTCACTTCATGATCTTCCACAGGCTCCATGTTGGCAGCGGCCCGTCCGTACGCGCTTCCTCTGTCTTCCCCTCGGTCGCTCAAGTCAATTTTTCCGGTTTCATCTTCAATCGTAAAGCTGGCATCAAAAGGGTCGCTCATGGGACCGGTATCGATTCTGTGAAATTTACGGGCATCCCATTCGGCGCCATCTTCGACTGCGAAATCATAGAAGAAGTCCTCGTCATCGTCCAACCAGGGATTGCCGGGAGGCACCTGGCCAATCGATGCACGCCCCGAATCAATATTCGTGATCCGCTCTTCAGTATATGCATCGGAGAGCAGCTTATCGACGGGGACGTCCGTATGCACGGGATCACCGATGTATTCCCGACGATCAGCAATCGCGTAGCGGGTCGCTTCCATGAAATGATGCCACGCCTTGGTGCTGGACATATTTTCGACATCATAATGCTCGAGCATATTAAACGTTTGGCCAATCGTGATGCCGCCGCTAGAAGAAGGAGGCATGCCATAGATGTCGTAGCCCCGGTAATCCGTGTGGATCGGCTCGCTCGTTATCGTTTCATAGTTTGCAAAGTCTTCCATCGTCACATCGCCTTCCAGCACCCCGTATTCTGTCAGCCATTCGCCACTGATAGCTTCAAAGTCTGGATCATCCACGACAGGTGGGTCGTTAATCGTATCAACCATCGCCTCGGCGATTTCTCCTTCATAGAAAACCTCGCTACCTTCATCCGCAAGCAATTGATAAGTATGAGCCTTATCAGGGTTTTGCATCACGTCACCGGGTTCCGGTGCGGAACCATTCTCATTGAGATAAATGTCTCTTGTCGAGGAAAAAAGATTAAAGCGTTCCTGATTTTCCGTCGTTTCCCGTACCAAATTTTCATCCGCGACGAATCCTTCTTCGGCCACGTCAATCGCCGGGCGTAGCACTTCTGCAAACGTCATTGTTCCGTATTCTTCCAGGGCAACTTCCCAATTT
The Salicibibacter kimchii DNA segment above includes these coding regions:
- a CDS encoding DUF1641 domain-containing protein, with amino-acid sequence MAKATKVIHRMEPSEEELRQRDWEEIESVLLENKEVVADTFEIMKGLQDWEVFNTLNALLKEGDAVLERLVTAVDNADTTQSIKNMLLMFSVLGKLDMEEVEPIVLKMNTAFSQVAEYEHYGKEGGGYPALLRSMKDPEVIEGMNVLMAFLKGFGANQEHREKMEDRDAKLQHDSEKAVSGTRVSRRTSSPSNKWYVAAAGVSLLALPFIFKKQGS
- the fdhD gene encoding formate dehydrogenase accessory sulfurtransferase FdhD, translated to MKGKAQTSQAILRYENGSAEWKEDTIAAEYPVTIKLNGDEFVTMVCTPDYIEDMAIGYLASEGIIASFNEIKELRVDDKNGYVHVTLTKNIDHLHQQMQNKRYITSCCGMSRQSFVFAADVKTTKTMHTRQVVIAPDDCFRLMADMQQAAETFQETGGVHNAALCTLDGIVLMRMDIGRHNALDKIYGYCLKHDISLQDKIIVFSGRLSSEILLKVGKIGCEVVLSKSAPTERALELAKELEITSIGFIRAGSLNVYTVPERVVLP
- a CDS encoding gamma-glutamyltransferase; its protein translation is MKKQHRQFGSSLVCTVLIVSLWTPALYAEESGEPISHMTGSGGAVASEDVHASEAGMAILEQGGNAVDAAVAVAAAQGVTRPYSGGIGGGGMMLIHLTDEDEPIAIDSRSITPASFNDETYINPETGEIFPSAMRTSGGKSFSVPGTIKNWEVALEEYGTMTFAEVLRPAIDVAEEGFVADENLVRETTENQERFNLFSSTRDIYLNENGSAPEPGDVMQNPDKAHTYQLLADEGSEVFYEGEIAEAMVDTINDPPVVDDPDFEAISGEWLTEYGVLEGDVTMEDFANYETITSEPIHTDYRGYDIYGMPPSSSGGITIGQTFNMLEHYDVENMSSTKAWHHFMEATRYAIADRREYIGDPVHTDVPVDKLLSDAYTEERITNIDSGRASIGQVPPGNPWLDDDEDFFYDFAVEDGAEWDARKFHRIDTGPMSDPFDASFTIEDETGKIDLSDRGEDRGSAYGRAAANMEPVEDHEVNLRVRADEEGYDQRLRLWLNGDVWQSGSSIPSNGYGLEINTETGELVLQRVIDGNLATLERIDYPVETDWHDLRFRVENNELKVSAWEVEDEEPEEWLAVHDLAEDDQLDEPLGRLMMSMINFDYEQTQTFFLDHIEAEPVTEESETLEEPSQTNVMGDATPPAETTSVEEEAQGVQADKEKRRKDEENIPDESTIHLAVSDDEGNVVSYTTTIVSIGGNGMVVPGYGFLLNNAVYGRTPTDSPTHPNYPRPEMRSMSSMAPTLVMEEEKPVLTVGAPGSDTILTTLSQIMMSNLDFDTSLPEAIEQPRLSQRNNFNALAEYEENYLDAETEQQIEELEAMGHIFTANTAEQGISAAIGIEFSDDGTVTAATESERRGGGSALVESEMEDEKGSAEEIKSLVETFAEEAEFENGDAVHSLELHLTSVAHFEDQKEAEKVINHMNGFKDLLDHQQAQEWISDDVYDTLLAEANALIEKWE